The sequence CCGGCGCAGCCCAGGCAGCCCGCGGGCCGGGGCAGCCCAGTGCCAGGGTAGCAGTGCCAGAGTAGCTCAGTGAGAGTAGCTCAGTGCCAGAGTAGCTCAGTGGTAGAGCAGCTGATTCGTAATCAGCAGGTCGCGAGTTCGAACCTCGCCTCTGGCTCCAACATCCAGCGGCCACCCGACCGGCAACCCGCCGACAAGGCGAGCTCTCCAGCGCCTTTCCATGCCGCCGTCTCGTCCCGCGGCCTTCGATGGATCCATTCTTCTGTCGCCCCATCCCGACTTCTCGAATCATGCCTCGGGCCGTCATTTCTTTCGTTTCGACCGCGGCCCCACTGTCGGTAGACCTGTCGTGGAGGTTTCCATCGTGGAGGCCGGCGTCGTCGGCCTTGGATCCCGCCGCCGAGAAGGCGCCGGTGGTGGTCCGGGCCGGGTGGAAGGAACGACGGACAGCGGACGCGCGGCGGGGGGAGAGCAGCCCGCCCGGCCCGGCTACCGCCAGAGTCGGTGGGTTTCCGCTGCAAACGGGCGCCCGCTACATCCTCTCGGGCACCTCGATACCCACCAGCCCCAGCAGCAGCTCGAGTTGGCGCAGCGTGAGCCTGGCCAGTGAGAGACGGGCGCCACGCAAGGCGGGGTCCGGCTCGGGGAGGATCGGGCAGTTGTTGTAGAAGCGGCTGAACTCCTGGGCCAGGTCGTAGGCGAACTCGCACAGGGCGTTGGGAGCGCGGTCGGCCCGGGCCCGGCGGATCACCTCGGGAAGCATGAACAGCCGCAGCACCAGGCTGCGCTCGCTGTCACCCAGGCCGGCCGCCGCCACGGGGCCGGCCTCCAGCCCCCTCTCCGCAGCCTTGCGGAAGATGGACTGGATCCGCACGGCAGCATAGAGCAGGTACGGCCCGGTGCGTCCCTCGAAGCGCGTGAACTTCTCAAGGTCGAAGATGTAGTTGGACTCCCGGTCGTTGCTCAGGTCGGCGAACTTGAGCGCCGCCAGGCCCACCTTGCGTGCTACCTCCTCCCGCTCGGCGGGGTCGAGATCCCTGGCCAGCGCCCCTTCGTCGAGGCGGCGGCGGGCCTGTTCGGTGGCACTGGCGATCAATTCCGACAGACGCATCACACCCCCCTCCCGGGTCTTGAAGGGACGCCCGTCGGGGCCGTTGACCGTGCCGAACTTGATGTGCTCGAGATCCACGCCCGTCGCGATGCCGGTCTTGCGGGCGGCGCGGAAGACCTGCTCGAAGTGCAGCTCCTGGCGCTTGTCCACCACGTAGAGCATCTGGCTCGGGGCGAGCTTCTCCACCCGGTCCTCGATGGTGGCCAGGTCGGTGGCGCCATAGGTCACACCGCCATCGGCCTTGACCACGATCAACGGCGGGATCTCCCGACCCCCATCGTCGAGGTGGATCACCTCCGCTCCCTCGCTGGGAACCACGAAGCCCTCGGCACGCAATCGCTCGACCATCACGCCCAGCCGCTCGGCCACGGCGCTCTCTCCCAGCCACAGGTCGAAGTCCACGCCCAGGGCGCGGAAGTCCCGCTGGATCGCCGCCAGGGACACC is a genomic window of Acidobacteriota bacterium containing:
- the argS gene encoding arginine--tRNA ligase; the protein is MSILEHLSQMVGQAFAEGGLEASYGRVEVSRRSDLAHFQCNGAMAAARQARRAPREIALEVAERLTGLPGLAEVQVAGPGFINIKLTDDELARRADAALADERVGCDRVPDPQKVVLDFGGPNVAKAMHVGHLRSSIVGDCLQRLLRFAGDEVVSDIHMGDWGLPIGMLICELQDRRPDLPYFDAEATGPWPSEPPVSVDDLAELYPVAAARCKEDEAARARARQVTAELQAGRPGYRALWQQFMKVSLAAIQRDFRALGVDFDLWLGESAVAERLGVMVERLRAEGFVVPSEGAEVIHLDDGGREIPPLIVVKADGGVTYGATDLATIEDRVEKLAPSQMLYVVDKRQELHFEQVFRAARKTGIATGVDLEHIKFGTVNGPDGRPFKTREGGVMRLSELIASATEQARRRLDEGALARDLDPAEREEVARKVGLAALKFADLSNDRESNYIFDLEKFTRFEGRTGPYLLYAAVRIQSIFRKAAERGLEAGPVAAAGLGDSERSLVLRLFMLPEVIRRARADRAPNALCEFAYDLAQEFSRFYNNCPILPEPDPALRGARLSLARLTLRQLELLLGLVGIEVPERM